DNA sequence from the Candidatus Hydrogenedentota bacterium genome:
GTTACCCGAAGCAGAAGATATCGGCCTGCGTGACCGATATCGCCAACCGCTTAGGATATTTCTAATCATGCTAGACCGCTCGGACCCCCGCAAAGAACCCGCAACCGCCAAGCCGCAGGTGCAGTGGAAGCCGGTCGAACCGCCCATCCAAGACGCGCCCGACACGTACGAAGCGCTCGAGAAAGCGGGGAAACGCGATTCGTTCCTGGGGCGTTGGCTCCACTCGATGGATGACAAGATCACCACGAACCGCGGCACCGCGCGGGTGCGTTCGGCGGTCGAGGAAGCGGGCGACAATCCGAATGTTACCGCCGATGACCTCGCTATTCGCCGCGCGAAAAACGTGAAGCCGCAGCGCATGATCGTGCCCGAAGGCGTCATCATCGAAGGCAACATGACGAGCGGATCGGAGACGGAGATATCGGGCCGGATCGAGGGGGACGTGACCGTGGATGGCCGCCTGTACCTCGGCGCGAGCGCGCTGGTGACCGGAAATGTCCGCGCGACGTCGTGCGTCGTCGAAGGTTTGGTCGAAGGCAAGGTCGAGTGTTCCGAAGACCTCGAACTCGGCCGGACGGGCCGCCTTAACGCCGACGCCATGGCAGGCAAGGAAATGAACCTGGGCGGCCAGGTTTTCGGGAATATCGCAACCGGCGGCGTCGCGCGCCTGCGCTCGACTGCCCGGCTCACCGGCAATATTCGCTCGCGGCGCATTGTTATCGATGACGGTGCCCTGTTCAACGGGATGTGCACCATGCGTACTCCGACCCAACGGGCTGAGGCGGGAGGAGCGCAGAAACAGTTGCCGTTGTAAGAAGGTGAGGTGGTTGCAGTGCCGTTGTATTTTGATTCTACAATTCTGCTCATGATTCCGGGCGTCCTGATTACGATTTGGGCCCAATGGAAGGTCAAATCCGCGTACGCGAAGTACTCCCAGATTGGCACGCGTTCCGGCCTTACGGGCGCGCAAGTCGCCGCGCGTGTGCTGCAAGACGCCCGGATTGGGTTGGTCGGCAACGCGAAAGCCGCGCGCGGACAAGTCGTGAGTCTCGAGGCGATTGGCGGTCATCTGACCGACCACTACGATCCGCGCGATCGCACGCTGCGCCTGAGCGACGAGGTCTATCACGGCCAGAGCATCGCGGCGCTGGGAATTGCCACGCACGAAGTTGGCCACGCCATTCAACACGCCAACGCCTATTCGATGCTGATGTGGCGTAATGCGATCTACCCGGTGACGAGTATCGCATCGACGTTATCGTGGCCGCTGCTGCTGATTGGTCTGTTCGCGGGCTATTCGCCGCTCCTGAATATCGGTATCGCGCTGTTCGCGTTCGCGGTGCTGTTTACGCTGATTACGCTGCCCGTCGAATTTGACGCGAGCCGCCGTGCGCTGCGCGCACTCGCCGACGGCGGATACCTGACCGACGACGAATTGTACGGCGCGCGCAAGGTCCTCGGCGCCGCGGCAATGACCTACGTTGCCGCTGCCGCTGTCGCACTGCTGGAACTGCTCCGTTTGGTGCTGATCGCGCGCGGACGCGACTAGCAGGCATTCAATTTCACCGGCCCGCCCCCGGGATCGTATGATGGTCCCGCGGGCGGGTCGACTTTTTGCGGTGAAGTGGAGTCTTACCCCAATGGCATCGAGGTTTGCGGTCTACATTCGGGTAGGCCTTTGTGTTGTGTTCTGCGCGATGACATTCGCATTTCTCGCGAACGCCGCCGACGAAACGCCCGTGCCCGTGACGGGCGAGGGGACCGCGACGGGGTTGGGGCCGGCGGCGCGCAGCGCCGCCATCGCAGACGCCCAGACGGCGGTCGTCCTCGAACGCATCGAGAAAATTGCGCCGTCGCGCGACTTCTCGATCTTCGCATCGCTCTTGCGGGTTGCGCCGTCGTACTTCCAGTCGTACAAGCTGGTGAAGGAATCCAAGACGGACGACTCGACGCAGGTCGAGATCGAAGGGCAACTGCTCGAACGCAAATTGAAAACCGATATCGCAGGCATTGCGCTGGCGCAGAACTTTGTCACGCCGCGAATCGTCATCATCGCGCGCGAGCAACTGACACCGCCCGCGAACGCTGACGACGCGGCGCCGGGCGTAATCGAGAAAAAACTTCACGAAGACCTGAAGCGTATTCAATTCGAGATCGTCGAGCCGGCCGCGCTGCGTGAGCGGCTCCCCGTCGAGAAGTGGGGACAGTGCGTCGACGGCAGCGCGGAGTTGTCCGCGCTGTTCGCGCGGGAAATGCTCGCGGACATCGTGGTGCTGGCGTCGGGCAAGACGGGCCTGGACGATTCGCGCGAAGGTTCCAAGTTGCACCGCGTACACGCCGAGGTGACGCTGCGCGTCGTGCGCGCGCAGGACGGATACGTGCTCGATTCGCCGAGAGCCGAGGCCGTGGTGAACTGCGCCGATACGACGGCGGGTAGCGCGCAGGCGATCGAGGACGCGTGCGGGAAACTCATTGAAGAGGCGAAGACCGCCGTTGCGCTGGGCGCATTGAACGGGGCGCCCGCCGATACGCTGACGATCACAATCGAACGGGTCGGCAGCGAACAGCAAACGAACGACGCAATCGCCGCGATCAAACGCTGCCTCGGCGCGGACCAACACGAGGTGATGTACCATGACGCCGAACGCGTGCGTGTCCGTATCCCCTTCGCCGGGCCTATCGGCCAACTCGTGGACTGCGTTCCCGCGTTGACCGTCTCGTCCGGGCGGCTTGCCCTCAAAACCGTCCTTGATCGCGACGTGACGCTCGTTTTCGAATCGATATAGGCCTCACGCCGGTTACGCGAAAAGCGGGTTCTTAACTCGTTACGAAGTTTCCACTGTGTAACGCGCTCCTGCAAAGCACCGCTTTGGCGTTGGCCCGAAAGCAGACGCATCTTCAACATCGTTGGGGAGAAATTCCCTTCAAGAAGTCTCATACTCGTAATCGGTTCATCGCGCATTGCTCCCCCGGAATCGCCACACATAAGCATGAATCTCCGTAGCCCTCCCGAAAAACCACCCTCGCCCCCAAATGTCCGGCATTTCCCGCCACGCCGTCTATACTGTGAAGGGGAGAGTACGGATGCGTAGCGACGCGGATATTGTAAGGGTGACATTAGCGGGCGACCGCGAGGCCTTTGCCGAATTGGTCGAGCGATACTACGCCCTGGTGTACGCGCTGGCGCTGGCGAGTCTCCGTCATCGGGCAGACGCGGAGGACGCGGCCCAGGAGTCGTTTCTCCGCGCGCTGAAATCGCTCGACACGCTGAAGGACCCCGCGCGGTTTGGGGCATGGCTGTCGTCGATCGTTCGCAACATCTGCCGCGAC
Encoded proteins:
- a CDS encoding polymer-forming cytoskeletal protein encodes the protein MLDRSDPRKEPATAKPQVQWKPVEPPIQDAPDTYEALEKAGKRDSFLGRWLHSMDDKITTNRGTARVRSAVEEAGDNPNVTADDLAIRRAKNVKPQRMIVPEGVIIEGNMTSGSETEISGRIEGDVTVDGRLYLGASALVTGNVRATSCVVEGLVEGKVECSEDLELGRTGRLNADAMAGKEMNLGGQVFGNIATGGVARLRSTARLTGNIRSRRIVIDDGALFNGMCTMRTPTQRAEAGGAQKQLPL
- a CDS encoding zinc metallopeptidase, with amino-acid sequence MIPGVLITIWAQWKVKSAYAKYSQIGTRSGLTGAQVAARVLQDARIGLVGNAKAARGQVVSLEAIGGHLTDHYDPRDRTLRLSDEVYHGQSIAALGIATHEVGHAIQHANAYSMLMWRNAIYPVTSIASTLSWPLLLIGLFAGYSPLLNIGIALFAFAVLFTLITLPVEFDASRRALRALADGGYLTDDELYGARKVLGAAAMTYVAAAAVALLELLRLVLIARGRD